From a region of the Rhinopithecus roxellana isolate Shanxi Qingling chromosome 8, ASM756505v1, whole genome shotgun sequence genome:
- the RHBG gene encoding ammonium transporter Rh type B translates to MAGSPSRAAGRRLQLPLLCLFLQGATAVLFAVFVRYNHKTDAALWHRGNHSNADNEFYFRYPSFQDVHAMVFVGFGFLMVFLQRYGFSSVGFTFLLAAFALQWSTLVQGFLHSFHSGHIHVGVESMINADFCVGAVLISSGALLGKTGPAQLLLMALLEVVLFGINEFVLLHLLGVRDAGGSMTIHTFGAYFGLVLSRVLYRPQLEKSKHRQGSVYHSDLFAMIGTIFLWIFWPSFNSALTALGTGQHRTALNTYYSLAASTLSTFALSALVGEDGRLDMVHIQNAALAGGVVVGTSSEMMLTPFGALAAGFLAGTVSTLGYKFFTPILESKFKVQDTSGVHNLHGMPGVLGALLGVLVAGLATHEAYGDGLERVFPLIAESQRSATSQAMYQLFGLFVTLMFASVGGGLGGLLLKLPFLDSPLDSQCYEDQVHWQVPGEHEDEAQRPLRVEEADTQA, encoded by the exons ATGGCCGGGTCTCCCAGCCGTGCCGCGGGCCGGCGACTGCAGCTTCCCCTGCTGTGCCTCTTCCTCCAGGGCGCCACTGCCGTTCTCTTTGCTGTCTTTGTCCGCTACAACCACAAAACCGACGCTGCCCTCTGGCACCGGGGCAACCACAGTAACGCGGACAATGAATTTTACTTTCGCTACCCAA GCTTCCAGGATGTGCATGCCATGGTCTTCGTGGGCTTTGGCTTCCTCATGGTCTTCCTGCAGCGTTACGGCTTCAGCAGCGTGGGCTTCACCTTCCTCCTGGCCGCCTTTGCCCTGCAGTGGTCCACACTGGTCCAGGGTTTTCTCCACTCCTTCCACAGTGGCCACATCCATGTTGGTGTGGAG AGCATGATCAACGCTGACTTTTGTGTGGGGGCCGTGCTCATCTCCTCTGGTGCCCTCCTGGGCAAGACCGGGCCTGCACAGCTGCTGCTCATGGCCCTGCTGGAAGTGGTGCTGTTTGGCATCAATGAGTTTGTGCTCCTTCATCTCCTGGGG GTGAGAGATGCCGGAGGCTCCATGACTATCCACACCTTTGGTGCCTACTTTGGGCTGGTCCTTTCGCGGGTTCTGTACAGGCCCCAGCTGGAGAAGAGCAAGCACCGCCAGGGCTCCGTCTACCATTCAGACCTCTTCGCCATGATTG GGACCATCTTCCTGTGGATCTTCTGGCCTAGCTTCAACTCTGCACTCACAGCACTGGGGACTGGGCAGCATCGGACGGCCCTCAACACATACTACTCCCTGGCTGCCAGCACCCTCAGCACCTTTGCCTTGTCAGCCCTTGTGGGGGAAGACGGGAGGCTTGACATG GTTCACATCCAAAATGCAGCGCTGGCCGGAGGGGTTGTGGTGGGGACCTCGAGTGAGATGATGCTGACACCCTTTGGGGCTCTGGCAGCTGGCTTCTTGGCTGGGACTGTCTCCACGCTGGGGTACAAGTTCTTTACG CCCATCCTTGAATCAAAATTCAAAGTCCAAGACACATCTGGAGTCCACAACCTCCATGGGATGCCAGGGGTCCTGGGGGCCCTCCTGGGGGTCCTTGTGGCTGGGCTTGCCACCCATGAAGCTTATGGAGATGG CCTGGAGCGTGTGTTTCCACTCATAGCTGAGAGCCAGCGCAGTGCCACGTCACAGGCCATGTACCAGCTCTTCGGGCTGTTTGTCACACTGATGTTTGCCTCTGTGGGTGGGGGCCTCGGAG GGCTCCTGCTGAAGCTACCCTTTCTGGACTCCCCCCTAGACTCCCAGTGCTACGAGGACCAAGTTCACTGGCAG GTGCCTGGCGAGCATGAAGATGAAGCCCAGAGACCTCTGAGGGTGGAGGAGGCAGACACTCAGGCCTAA